In Macrobrachium nipponense isolate FS-2020 chromosome 36, ASM1510439v2, whole genome shotgun sequence, a genomic segment contains:
- the LOC135203379 gene encoding salivary glue protein Sgs-3-like produces MKGQNPQTTTRNVQQQHKPPPTHIIPQTPTTTKHPHNTTHITSSATNGIQPTSTTATTTTATQTPRPRYRQQKPPTIREQSTYTTTTTRQQRNTYQQRPHQQTHQDTNNTPHNCLKPMSFYSTSTRKHPYFPPHPIT; encoded by the coding sequence ATGAAAGGCCAGAACCCCCAGACCACCACCAGAAACGTGCAACAGCAACACAAACCACCCCCAACACACATCATACCTCAAACACCTACCACAACAAAACacccacacaacacaacacacatcaCATCATCAGCAACCAACGGAATACAACCCACCTccactacagcaacaacaaccacagcaACACAGACACCAAGACCCAGATACAGGCAGCAGAAACCCCCCACCATCAGAGAGCAATCCACCtacacaacaaccacaacaagacAACAACGGAACACATACCAACAGAGACCCCACCAGCAGACACACCAAGACACAAACAACACACCCCACAACTGCCTCAAACCCATGTCCTTCTACTCCACATCAACGCGAAAACACCCCTACTTCCCACCCCACCCAATCACAtga